From Desulfobotulus pelophilus, a single genomic window includes:
- a CDS encoding helix-turn-helix transcriptional regulator, which translates to MGKKANPAAVLIALFFAFVIFSGIIMEGLLIIVLIGGGVAAFFFYNKKKEVTPQDADPFSGYTQSEPTRSYQPPKITRYWDDVHHDIPVDSLLNIVYVNGKDEKTSRDVEIRYYDGGCYLQGHCHLRSAYRTFRIDRIQECFDVETFETVTDIPGHLRSKYEKSPKRILEKFYDDEKNTLKILYYVSKADGQTRREERIILASAIDELLWPTALPPDLIDKFINKIELVSVHGFKLAVGKLKNENPDRLSMVFDYAGRIVATQKSIHPNEKEALEYIDKKIKETKK; encoded by the coding sequence GTGGGCAAAAAAGCAAACCCTGCAGCGGTTTTGATTGCTTTATTTTTTGCGTTTGTTATTTTTTCGGGAATCATAATGGAAGGGCTGCTCATCATTGTATTGATAGGCGGTGGCGTTGCGGCCTTCTTTTTTTATAACAAAAAAAAGGAGGTTACTCCCCAAGATGCAGATCCTTTTTCTGGATACACCCAAAGCGAACCCACAAGAAGCTATCAGCCTCCGAAAATAACCAGATACTGGGATGATGTGCACCACGACATCCCCGTGGACAGCCTCCTTAATATTGTGTACGTGAACGGGAAGGACGAGAAGACCAGTAGGGATGTGGAGATACGATATTACGATGGCGGCTGCTACCTCCAGGGACACTGCCACCTGAGGAGTGCCTACAGAACCTTTCGCATCGACAGAATACAGGAATGTTTTGATGTGGAAACCTTTGAAACCGTAACGGACATCCCCGGACACCTACGCAGCAAATACGAAAAGTCCCCCAAAAGGATACTGGAAAAGTTTTATGACGATGAAAAAAACACCCTCAAGATCCTATACTATGTGAGCAAGGCGGATGGACAAACAAGGAGGGAAGAGAGGATTATCTTAGCGTCAGCTATAGATGAGTTGCTGTGGCCCACGGCCTTGCCTCCGGACCTGATTGATAAGTTTATAAACAAAATAGAACTCGTTTCAGTGCATGGATTTAAGCTTGCTGTCGGCAAATTAAAAAACGAAAACCCTGACAGGCTGTCTATGGTTTTTGATTATGCGGGAAGAATTGTCGCTACACAAAAAAGCATCCACCCAAACGAAAAAGAGGCTTTGGAATATATAGATAAAAAAATAAAAGAGACGAAAAAATAG